A DNA window from Stutzerimonas stutzeri contains the following coding sequences:
- the gspJ gene encoding type II secretion system minor pseudopilin GspJ — protein sequence MDARMRACAGFTLLELLIAIALFALLGLGTYRMLEAVLQSDEAVRAQELQLRELSRAVWAFERDLQQVIGRPIRDGFGDERNAFIGQLGGEDGAPVLELTRAGWRNPTGLRRSNLQRVRWRLAGQNLERVYWVVLDRDLDSEPRVQRVLEKVQGLQLRYLDEEAVWHEEWPPFDFGRGSPEDAAERLPVGLELSIEHARYGRVTRLLRLPDAAEQAMQQALPGAEGVPEPFEGELTQ from the coding sequence ATGGACGCACGCATGCGCGCCTGCGCTGGTTTCACCCTGCTCGAACTGCTTATCGCGATCGCCCTGTTCGCGCTGCTGGGGCTGGGCACCTATCGCATGCTCGAAGCGGTGCTGCAGAGCGACGAAGCCGTGCGTGCCCAGGAACTGCAACTGCGCGAGCTGAGCCGTGCCGTATGGGCCTTCGAACGCGACCTGCAGCAGGTGATCGGCCGACCTATCCGTGATGGCTTCGGCGACGAGCGCAACGCCTTTATCGGGCAGCTTGGTGGCGAGGATGGCGCGCCTGTGCTGGAGCTGACCCGCGCTGGCTGGCGCAACCCCACGGGGCTGCGCCGTTCGAACCTGCAACGGGTGCGCTGGCGGCTGGCCGGACAGAACCTCGAGCGCGTCTACTGGGTGGTGTTGGACCGCGACCTCGACAGCGAGCCGCGCGTGCAGCGGGTGCTGGAAAAGGTGCAGGGGCTACAGTTGCGTTATCTGGACGAAGAGGCCGTGTGGCACGAGGAGTGGCCACCATTCGATTTCGGCCGCGGCAGCCCGGAAGACGCCGCCGAACGCTTGCCGGTCGGGCTGGAGCTGAGCATCGAGCACGCGCGCTACGGCCGGGTGACGCGCCTGTTGCGGCTACCGGATGCCGCCGAGCAGGCGATGCAGCAGGCCTTGCCCGGCGCTGAAGGCGTGCCCGAGCCATTCGAAGGGGAGCTGACCCAATGA
- the xcpS gene encoding GspF family T2SS innner membrane protein variant XcpS gives MAAFEYLALDPRGREQKGLIEADSPRQARQLLREKQWAPLEVKQAKSKEDVSRGGLSFGRGLSARDLALVTRQLATLVQAALPIEEALRAAAAQSTSAKIKSMLLAVRARVMEGHSLAAALREYPSAFPELYRATVAAGEHAGHLGLVLDQLADYTDQRQQSRQKIQLALLYPVILMVASLAIVVLLLGYVVPDVVKVFVNTGQELPALTRGLIATSDVVKNWGWLIVLGIIGALLAMRAALRDPAVRLRWHAFILRVPLIGRLSRATNTARFASTLAILTKSGVPLVEALSIAAAVIANLRIRERVVEAAQKVREGSSLTRALDATGEFPPMMLHMIASGEKSGELDQMLARTARNQENDLAAQVSLLVGLFEPFMLVFMGAVVLVIVLAILMPILSLNQLVG, from the coding sequence ATGGCCGCTTTCGAATACCTTGCCCTCGACCCGCGCGGCCGCGAGCAGAAAGGGCTGATAGAAGCCGACAGCCCGCGCCAGGCGCGCCAGCTGCTGCGCGAGAAGCAGTGGGCGCCACTGGAAGTAAAGCAGGCCAAGTCCAAGGAAGATGTCAGTCGCGGCGGCCTGAGTTTCGGTCGTGGCCTGTCGGCACGCGATCTGGCGCTGGTCACGCGGCAACTGGCGACGCTGGTGCAGGCCGCGCTGCCCATCGAGGAAGCCCTGCGCGCCGCGGCGGCGCAATCAACCTCGGCGAAGATCAAGTCGATGCTGCTGGCGGTGCGCGCGCGGGTGATGGAAGGCCACAGCCTGGCTGCTGCGCTGCGCGAATATCCGTCGGCCTTTCCCGAGCTGTACCGCGCCACGGTGGCGGCGGGGGAGCATGCCGGGCATCTCGGCCTGGTGCTCGACCAGCTCGCCGACTACACCGACCAGCGCCAGCAGTCGCGGCAGAAAATCCAGCTGGCGCTGCTCTACCCGGTGATCCTGATGGTCGCCTCGCTGGCCATCGTCGTGCTGCTGCTCGGCTACGTGGTGCCGGACGTGGTGAAGGTGTTCGTCAACACCGGGCAGGAGTTGCCGGCGCTGACTCGCGGGCTGATCGCTACCAGCGACGTGGTGAAGAACTGGGGCTGGCTGATCGTGCTCGGCATCATCGGCGCCTTGCTGGCCATGCGTGCGGCATTGCGCGATCCGGCTGTGCGCCTGCGTTGGCACGCGTTCATCCTGCGAGTGCCGCTGATCGGACGCCTGAGCCGGGCGACCAACACCGCGCGCTTCGCCTCGACCCTGGCGATTCTCACCAAGAGCGGCGTGCCGCTGGTGGAGGCGCTGTCCATTGCCGCCGCGGTGATCGCCAACCTGCGCATTCGCGAACGGGTGGTCGAGGCGGCGCAGAAGGTGCGCGAAGGCAGCAGCCTGACCCGCGCGCTGGATGCCACCGGCGAATTTCCGCCGATGATGCTGCACATGATCGCCAGCGGCGAGAAATCCGGTGAACTGGATCAGATGCTGGCGCGAACCGCGCGCAATCAGGAGAACGACCTCGCTGCCCAGGTGTCTTTGCTGGTCGGTCTGTTCGAACCGTTCATGCTGGTGTTCATGGGGGCTGTGGTGCTGGTCATCGTGCTGGCGATCCTGATGCCGATCCTCTCTCTCAACCAACTGGTGGGGTAA
- the gspI gene encoding type II secretion system minor pseudopilin GspI → MSRRLARVGRGFTLLEVLVALAIFASVSAVVLTAAGRSLTNAGRLEELTLAGWIADNRISELQLQQISPAIGRETQELDYGGRQWQALSEIEASADPGLLRVTVWVALKTPRATSGTLPERAVTSLTGFIAVGRGAAR, encoded by the coding sequence ATGAGCAGACGCTTGGCCAGGGTCGGCCGTGGCTTCACCCTGCTCGAAGTGCTGGTGGCACTGGCCATCTTCGCCAGCGTGTCGGCGGTGGTGCTCACCGCGGCCGGACGCAGCCTGACCAACGCCGGGCGCCTGGAAGAACTGACCCTGGCTGGCTGGATCGCCGACAACCGCATCAGCGAACTGCAACTGCAGCAGATTTCCCCGGCGATCGGCCGCGAAACCCAGGAGCTGGATTACGGCGGCCGCCAGTGGCAGGCCCTCAGCGAGATCGAGGCCAGCGCCGACCCCGGCCTGCTGCGCGTCACGGTCTGGGTCGCGCTGAAAACGCCACGCGCAACCAGCGGCACACTGCCTGAGCGTGCGGTGACCAGTCTCACCGGCTTCATTGCGGTCGGTCGGGGAGCAGCGCGCTAA
- the gspK gene encoding type II secretion system minor pseudopilin GspK, translating into MRRQQGVALITVLLVVAIVTVVSAAMVARQQLSIRASSNQLQARQAWHYALGGEALAQAMLARDLQAGANGEPGANGEAAAAVDHLLEPWAQPLPAFEIDQGEIVVRIEDLAGRFNLNDLLRDQQPNTAAVGQFRRLLLRLQISAPYAERLLDWLDPDQQPSGEYGAEDNAYLGLDPPYRNAGRRLHDLSELRLLLDMREEDFQRLAPYVAALPPNVPLNVNTASPLVLSSLSDNLSLGAAESLVELRRVAPFRNSAAFLAQPAMAGTTLQGTALAVGSQFFQATSEVRLGDRRLALVSLLQREQDGSVRVLARNLGQPARLARSSDGER; encoded by the coding sequence ATGAGGCGCCAGCAAGGGGTGGCGCTGATCACCGTGCTGCTGGTGGTGGCCATCGTTACCGTCGTCAGCGCGGCGATGGTGGCGCGTCAGCAGCTCAGCATTCGCGCCAGCAGCAACCAGCTGCAGGCGCGCCAGGCCTGGCACTACGCGCTCGGCGGCGAGGCGTTGGCGCAGGCCATGCTCGCACGGGACCTGCAGGCTGGCGCCAATGGCGAGCCGGGTGCGAATGGCGAGGCAGCGGCCGCTGTCGATCATCTGCTCGAACCTTGGGCCCAACCGCTACCGGCCTTCGAGATCGATCAGGGCGAAATCGTGGTGCGTATCGAGGATCTGGCCGGGCGCTTCAACCTCAACGACCTGCTGCGTGATCAGCAGCCCAACACCGCCGCAGTCGGGCAGTTCCGCCGTCTGCTACTGCGCCTGCAGATCAGCGCGCCGTACGCCGAGCGCCTGCTGGACTGGCTCGATCCGGACCAGCAACCGAGCGGCGAATATGGCGCCGAAGACAACGCCTATCTCGGCCTTGATCCGCCGTATCGCAACGCCGGGCGCCGGTTGCATGACCTGTCCGAACTGCGTCTGCTGCTGGACATGCGCGAGGAAGACTTTCAACGTCTGGCGCCCTATGTCGCCGCGCTGCCGCCCAACGTGCCACTCAACGTCAACACGGCAAGCCCGCTGGTGCTCTCCAGCCTCAGCGACAACCTCAGCCTTGGCGCTGCCGAATCGCTGGTGGAATTGCGCCGCGTCGCACCGTTTCGCAACAGCGCGGCCTTCCTCGCGCAGCCGGCCATGGCCGGGACTACGCTGCAGGGCACTGCGCTGGCGGTTGGCAGTCAATTCTTCCAGGCCACCAGCGAAGTGCGCCTGGGCGATCGCCGTCTGGCGCTGGTCAGCCTGTTGCAACGCGAGCAGGACGGCAGTGTGCGCGTGCTCGCGCGAAATCTTGGTCAGCCTGCTCGGCTGGCACGCTCATCCGATGGAGAACGCTAG
- the gspG gene encoding type II secretion system major pseudopilin GspG has translation MKLQRRTQGGFTLIEIMVVVVILGILAALVVPQVMSRPDQAKVTVAKGDIKAIGAALDMYKLDNFTYPSTQQGLDALVKKPSGNPQPKNWNRDGYLKRLPKDPWGNDYQYLSPGTQGQFDLYSFGADGKPGGSDLNADIGNWDL, from the coding sequence ATGAAGTTGCAACGACGCACGCAAGGGGGCTTCACCCTCATCGAAATCATGGTGGTGGTGGTCATCCTCGGCATCCTTGCCGCGCTGGTGGTGCCGCAGGTGATGAGTCGCCCGGATCAGGCCAAGGTCACCGTGGCCAAAGGCGACATCAAAGCCATTGGCGCTGCGCTGGATATGTACAAGCTGGACAACTTCACCTACCCCAGCACCCAGCAGGGCCTGGATGCGCTGGTGAAAAAGCCTTCCGGCAATCCGCAACCGAAGAACTGGAACCGCGACGGCTACCTCAAGCGCCTGCCCAAGGACCCATGGGGCAACGACTACCAGTACCTGTCGCCGGGTACCCAGGGCCAGTTCGACCTGTACTCCTTCGGCGCCGACGGCAAGCCCGGCGGCAGCGACCTCAATGCCGACATCGGCAACTGGGACCTGTAA
- a CDS encoding type II secretion system protein M gives MMNLKQQLAVRLADSPLWQRWQRLAPRERTSLSLLGAFLLAVLFYLWLWLPAQRQAADAREYYQAQRELHAYMEQNTELARQMERSNQVELVPEQLQGVITESAQQGNLLIESFDNGSDGSLQVSLPGASYALLLRWFDTLQGQGVSVTEVSLERAGEGLVNARVSFRASS, from the coding sequence ATGATGAATCTCAAACAACAACTGGCCGTGCGCCTCGCCGATTCACCACTGTGGCAACGCTGGCAACGTCTGGCCCCCCGCGAGCGCACCTCGCTGAGCCTGCTCGGCGCCTTTCTGCTTGCGGTGCTGTTCTACCTCTGGCTGTGGCTACCGGCGCAGCGCCAGGCTGCCGATGCGCGTGAGTACTACCAGGCGCAGCGTGAGCTGCACGCCTACATGGAGCAGAACACCGAACTGGCGCGGCAGATGGAACGCAGCAACCAGGTCGAGTTGGTGCCGGAGCAGCTGCAAGGGGTTATTACCGAAAGCGCGCAGCAGGGCAATTTGCTGATCGAGAGCTTCGACAACGGCAGCGACGGCAGCCTGCAGGTAAGCCTGCCCGGCGCCTCTTATGCGCTGCTGCTGCGCTGGTTCGACACGCTGCAGGGCCAGGGGGTGAGTGTTACGGAAGTCAGCCTGGAGCGCGCCGGCGAAGGGCTGGTGAATGCGCGAGTGAGCTTTCGCGCAAGCAGCTGA
- a CDS encoding Re/Si-specific NAD(P)(+) transhydrogenase subunit alpha yields the protein MHIGVPLETHSGETRVAATPETVKKLIGQGHRVTLQSGAGLLSSVPDSAYEAAGAAIGDAAAAFAAELVLKVNAPDDAELAQMQSGSVLLGMLNPFDNACIARMAARGITAFALEAAPRTSRAQSLDVLSSQANIAGYKAVLVGAHHYPRFMPMLMTAAGTVKAARVLILGAGVAGLQAIATAKRLGAVVEASDVRPAVKEQIESLGAKFVDVPLETDEERECAEGVGGYARPMPASWMARQAQAVHERALQSDIVITTALIPGRNAPTLLQEATVEQMKPGSVIVDLAAGHGGNCPLTEIDQVVVRHGVTIVGHANLATLVAADASALYARNLLDFLKLVIDKDSQFQLNLEDDIVAACLMCRDGQVVRTNG from the coding sequence ATGCACATCGGTGTTCCTCTCGAAACCCACTCCGGGGAGACGCGCGTCGCCGCCACCCCGGAAACCGTCAAGAAACTGATCGGCCAAGGGCACCGGGTGACGCTGCAAAGCGGCGCCGGGTTGCTTTCCAGCGTGCCGGACAGCGCCTATGAAGCGGCCGGCGCAGCCATCGGCGACGCGGCCGCGGCGTTCGCCGCCGAGCTGGTGCTGAAGGTCAATGCGCCGGACGATGCCGAACTGGCGCAGATGCAGTCCGGCAGCGTGCTGCTGGGCATGCTCAACCCGTTCGACAATGCCTGTATCGCGCGCATGGCCGCCCGCGGCATCACTGCGTTCGCGCTGGAGGCCGCACCGCGTACTTCCCGTGCGCAGAGCCTGGACGTGCTGTCGTCGCAAGCCAACATCGCCGGCTACAAGGCGGTGCTGGTCGGCGCCCACCACTACCCGCGCTTCATGCCGATGCTGATGACTGCCGCCGGCACGGTGAAGGCCGCCCGCGTGCTGATCCTCGGTGCCGGTGTTGCCGGTCTGCAGGCCATCGCCACAGCCAAGCGCCTCGGCGCGGTGGTCGAGGCGTCGGACGTGCGTCCAGCGGTGAAGGAACAGATCGAGTCGCTCGGCGCGAAGTTCGTCGATGTGCCGCTGGAGACCGACGAAGAGCGCGAATGCGCCGAAGGCGTCGGAGGCTATGCGCGGCCGATGCCCGCTTCGTGGATGGCACGCCAGGCCCAGGCGGTGCACGAGCGTGCGCTGCAGTCGGACATCGTCATCACCACCGCGCTGATCCCTGGCCGCAACGCGCCAACGCTGCTGCAGGAAGCCACTGTCGAGCAGATGAAGCCCGGCTCGGTGATCGTCGATCTGGCGGCCGGCCACGGCGGCAACTGCCCGCTCACCGAGATCGACCAAGTGGTCGTGCGCCACGGCGTGACCATCGTCGGCCACGCCAACCTGGCCACGCTGGTCGCGGCGGACGCCTCGGCGCTGTACGCCCGCAACCTGCTGGATTTCCTCAAGCTGGTCATCGACAAGGACAGCCAGTTCCAGCTCAACCTCGAAGACGACATCGTCGCCGCGTGCCTGATGTGCCGCGACGGCCAGGTCGTGCGGACCAACGGTTAA
- the gspE gene encoding type II secretion system ATPase GspE, with amino-acid sequence MPELDVNEVTALLEQPAQRRLPFAFARRHGVILLERGGELRLGLREGAALTAVQEAQRVVGMRLPMQWLPQADFDQALGVAYQHDSSAAMLMVEGLGNDLDLASLADQIQETEDLLEQEDDAPIIRLINAILGEAINENASDIHIETFEKRLVIRFRVDGILREVVQPKRELAALLVSRIKVMAKLDIAEKRIPQDGRISLRVGGREVDIRVSTLPSANGERVVLRLLDKQAGRLTLKHLGMNEHDREQLEQAVRKPHGIILVTGPTGSGKTTTLYAALTTLNDRTRNILTVEDPIEYHLEGIGQTQVNTKVDMTFARGLRAILRQDPDVVMVGEIRDQETADMAVQASLTGHLVLSTLHTNSAIGAVTRLVDMGVEPFLISSSLLGVLAQRLVRVLCNDCKRAYVADTAECALLGVSPDDAPTLYHAEGCEQCRGLGYRGRTGIYELVLFDDALRTMVHTRASEQDMLRHARVLGPSIRDDGLRKVREGVTTIEEVLRVTREE; translated from the coding sequence ATGCCCGAACTCGATGTAAACGAAGTCACCGCGCTGCTCGAGCAGCCGGCCCAACGCCGTCTGCCATTCGCCTTTGCGCGGCGGCATGGGGTGATCCTGCTGGAGCGTGGCGGCGAGTTGCGCCTGGGCCTGCGCGAGGGCGCCGCGCTGACCGCGGTGCAGGAGGCGCAGCGGGTGGTCGGCATGCGTTTGCCGATGCAGTGGTTGCCGCAGGCCGATTTCGATCAGGCGCTCGGCGTGGCCTATCAGCACGATTCTTCCGCGGCGATGCTGATGGTCGAGGGGCTGGGCAATGATCTCGATCTGGCCAGCTTGGCCGATCAGATTCAGGAAACCGAAGATCTGCTGGAGCAGGAGGACGACGCGCCGATCATCCGCCTGATCAACGCCATTCTCGGCGAAGCGATCAACGAGAATGCCTCGGATATCCATATCGAAACCTTCGAGAAGCGCCTGGTGATCCGCTTTCGCGTCGACGGCATCCTGCGCGAGGTGGTGCAGCCCAAGCGTGAGCTGGCGGCCCTGCTGGTATCGCGGATCAAGGTCATGGCCAAGCTGGACATCGCCGAGAAGCGCATCCCTCAGGACGGGCGCATCTCACTGCGGGTCGGTGGGCGCGAGGTCGATATTCGTGTTTCCACGCTGCCCTCGGCCAACGGCGAGCGGGTGGTGCTGCGTCTGCTCGACAAGCAGGCAGGGCGGCTGACTCTGAAGCATCTGGGCATGAACGAGCATGACCGCGAGCAGCTGGAGCAGGCGGTAAGGAAGCCCCACGGCATCATCCTGGTCACCGGCCCCACCGGCTCGGGCAAGACCACCACGCTCTACGCCGCCCTGACCACGCTCAATGACCGCACGCGCAACATCCTCACCGTCGAGGACCCCATCGAATACCACCTCGAGGGCATCGGCCAGACGCAGGTCAACACCAAGGTCGACATGACCTTCGCTCGCGGCTTGCGCGCGATCCTGCGCCAGGACCCGGACGTGGTGATGGTTGGCGAGATCCGCGACCAGGAGACCGCGGACATGGCGGTACAGGCCTCGCTGACCGGCCACCTGGTGCTTTCGACGTTGCACACCAACAGCGCTATCGGTGCGGTCACGCGCCTGGTGGACATGGGCGTCGAGCCGTTCCTGATTTCTTCTTCGCTACTCGGCGTACTGGCCCAGCGCCTCGTGCGGGTGTTGTGCAATGACTGCAAGCGCGCCTATGTCGCCGATACCGCCGAGTGTGCGCTGCTGGGTGTGAGTCCCGACGATGCGCCGACGCTGTATCACGCCGAAGGCTGCGAGCAGTGCCGCGGGCTGGGGTACCGCGGGCGTACCGGCATCTACGAACTGGTGCTGTTCGACGATGCCCTGCGCACCATGGTGCACACCCGCGCCAGTGAACAGGACATGCTGCGCCACGCGCGGGTATTGGGCCCGAGCATCCGTGACGACGGCCTGCGCAAGGTGCGCGAGGGCGTGACCACCATCGAGGAAGTGCTGCGGGTGACGCGTGAGGAATAA
- the gspL gene encoding type II secretion system protein GspL, with protein MDCLFLPADSPARLDGDTHVYWLPKDGPGRWQPLADCSGSGGAVSLILPAEVCSFFAVTLPTRKARWMQQALAYAAEELLAENVDDLHLALGETLLDGRQRVVAIRRQLLSGWLGQLREKGLLIVAIHVDADLLPREETQLLFIGERGLLGGVGETRLAFASQDWPQLSTLCPAPWHAQGDVADPPVALDDYRKVDDPYAFLVAQRAAAINLAQGDFAVEVGNTGLGYWKPLFAVVGLILLVQLGFNLSQAWYFQRQGDAYADASLALYRELFPEDVRIVNMRAQFDDHLARGSGGQAGFLRLLDHAAAALEDGIPVTIGQLDYNQDRGDLALQVQAMDFATLETLRRRLGEAGQNVQLGSASREGDGVSARVVIGG; from the coding sequence ATGGATTGCCTGTTTCTGCCCGCCGACAGTCCTGCCAGGCTCGATGGCGATACGCACGTCTATTGGCTGCCCAAGGACGGCCCAGGGCGCTGGCAGCCATTGGCCGATTGCAGCGGTAGCGGCGGCGCGGTCAGCCTGATCCTGCCGGCCGAAGTCTGCAGCTTCTTCGCCGTCACTCTGCCGACGCGCAAGGCGCGCTGGATGCAGCAGGCGCTGGCGTACGCCGCCGAGGAGCTGCTCGCCGAGAATGTTGATGATTTGCACCTGGCACTTGGCGAGACGCTGCTCGATGGCCGTCAGCGCGTCGTGGCGATCCGCCGCCAGCTGCTGTCCGGTTGGCTCGGACAACTGCGCGAGAAGGGTCTGCTGATCGTGGCGATTCACGTCGATGCTGACCTGCTGCCCCGTGAGGAGACGCAGCTTTTGTTCATCGGCGAGCGGGGCCTGCTCGGTGGCGTCGGCGAAACGCGGTTGGCCTTCGCCAGCCAAGATTGGCCACAGTTATCTACCCTCTGTCCGGCACCCTGGCATGCGCAGGGTGATGTCGCCGACCCGCCGGTAGCGCTGGATGACTATCGGAAGGTCGACGATCCCTACGCCTTTCTCGTCGCTCAGCGTGCGGCGGCGATCAATCTCGCCCAAGGCGACTTCGCCGTGGAGGTCGGCAATACCGGCCTCGGCTACTGGAAGCCGCTGTTTGCGGTCGTCGGGCTGATTCTGCTGGTGCAGCTGGGCTTCAACCTGAGCCAGGCCTGGTATTTCCAGCGTCAGGGCGATGCCTATGCCGATGCCAGCCTGGCCCTGTATCGCGAGCTGTTCCCTGAGGACGTTCGCATCGTCAACATGCGTGCGCAGTTCGATGATCATCTGGCGCGCGGCAGCGGCGGGCAGGCAGGCTTCCTGCGCCTGCTCGACCATGCTGCCGCGGCGCTGGAGGACGGTATCCCGGTGACCATCGGCCAGCTCGATTACAACCAGGATCGTGGCGATCTGGCGCTGCAGGTGCAGGCGATGGATTTCGCCACCCTGGAAACCCTGCGCCGACGCCTGGGTGAGGCCGGTCAGAACGTGCAGCTGGGCTCGGCCAGTCGCGAAGGCGACGGCGTCAGCGCCCGCGTGGTCATCGGAGGCTGA
- a CDS encoding NAD(P)(+) transhydrogenase (Re/Si-specific) subunit beta, with protein sequence MSMNLITLLYLVASVCFIQALKGLSHPTTSRRGNLFGMLGMGLAMLTTVGLIFKLGSELATAGIGYVIVGLLIGGSVGTIMAKRVEMTKMPELVAFMHSMIGLAAVFIAIAAVVEPQSLGIVEQIGYAIPVGNRLELFLGAAIGAITFSGSVIAFGKLSGKYKFRLFQGAPVVFKGQHMVNLAVGLAILALGLVYTFTGNLTAFALLVALAFVIGVLIIIPIGGADMPVVVSMLNSYSGWAAAGIGFSLNNSMLIIAGSLVGSSGAILSYIMCKAMNRSFFNVILGGFGADVDAGGPAGAQLERNVKSGSADDAAFLLSNADTVIIVPGYGLAVARAQHALMELAEKLTHMGVTVKYAIHPVAGRMPGHMNVLLAEAEVPYEQVFEMDDINSEFGQADVVLVLGANDVVNPAAKTDPKSAIAGMPILEAYKAKTVIVNKRSMASGYAGLDNELFYMDKTMMVFGDAKKVVEDMVKAVD encoded by the coding sequence ATGAGCATGAACCTGATCACCCTGCTCTATCTGGTCGCCTCGGTGTGCTTCATCCAGGCACTGAAGGGCCTTTCCCACCCCACCACGTCGCGCCGCGGCAACCTGTTCGGCATGCTCGGCATGGGTCTGGCCATGCTCACCACGGTCGGCCTGATCTTCAAACTCGGCAGCGAGCTGGCTACGGCCGGCATCGGCTACGTGATCGTCGGCCTGCTGATCGGTGGCAGTGTCGGCACCATCATGGCCAAGCGCGTCGAGATGACCAAGATGCCCGAACTGGTCGCCTTCATGCACAGCATGATCGGCCTGGCCGCGGTGTTCATCGCCATCGCCGCAGTGGTCGAGCCGCAGTCGCTGGGCATCGTCGAGCAGATCGGTTACGCGATTCCGGTGGGCAACCGTCTGGAGCTGTTCCTCGGTGCAGCCATCGGTGCCATCACCTTCTCCGGTTCGGTGATCGCCTTCGGCAAGCTATCGGGCAAGTACAAGTTCCGCCTGTTCCAGGGCGCGCCGGTGGTGTTCAAGGGCCAGCACATGGTCAACCTGGCCGTGGGCCTGGCGATCCTCGCGCTCGGCCTGGTCTATACCTTCACCGGCAACCTGACCGCCTTCGCCCTTCTGGTGGCGCTGGCCTTCGTCATCGGCGTGCTGATCATCATCCCCATCGGCGGCGCCGACATGCCGGTGGTGGTGTCGATGCTCAACAGCTACTCGGGCTGGGCGGCGGCCGGTATCGGTTTCTCGCTGAACAACTCGATGCTGATCATCGCCGGTTCCCTGGTCGGCTCTTCCGGCGCGATCCTCTCGTACATCATGTGCAAGGCGATGAACCGTTCGTTCTTCAACGTGATCCTCGGCGGCTTCGGTGCCGACGTCGATGCGGGTGGCCCGGCGGGCGCCCAGCTGGAGCGCAACGTGAAGTCCGGCTCGGCCGACGATGCCGCCTTCCTGCTGAGCAACGCCGACACCGTGATTATCGTCCCGGGCTACGGCTTGGCGGTGGCCCGCGCCCAGCACGCGCTGATGGAGCTGGCCGAGAAGCTGACGCACATGGGCGTGACCGTGAAGTACGCGATCCACCCGGTCGCCGGGCGTATGCCCGGTCACATGAACGTGCTGCTGGCCGAGGCCGAAGTGCCTTACGAGCAGGTGTTCGAGATGGATGACATCAACTCCGAGTTCGGCCAGGCCGACGTGGTGCTGGTGCTCGGTGCCAATGACGTGGTCAACCCAGCGGCGAAGACCGATCCGAAATCGGCGATCGCCGGCATGCCGATCCTTGAGGCCTACAAGGCCAAGACGGTCATCGTCAACAAGCGCTCCATGGCCAGCGGTTATGCGGGCCTGGATAATGAGCTGTTCTACATGGACAAGACCATGATGGTCTTCGGCGACGCCAAGAAGGTGGTCGAGGACATGGTCAAGGCTGTCGACTAA
- a CDS encoding NAD(P) transhydrogenase subunit alpha, producing the protein MDLISDGIYNLIIFVLAIYVGYHVVWNVTPALHTPLMAVTNAISAIVIVGAMLAAALTVTPLGKAMGTLAVALAAVNVFGGFLVTRRMLEMFKKKDRSAAKAEGK; encoded by the coding sequence ATGGATCTGATTTCAGACGGCATCTACAACCTGATCATCTTCGTGCTGGCGATCTACGTCGGCTACCACGTGGTCTGGAACGTCACCCCGGCTCTGCATACCCCACTGATGGCGGTTACCAACGCGATTTCGGCAATCGTCATCGTCGGCGCCATGTTGGCCGCCGCGCTCACCGTCACCCCGCTGGGCAAGGCCATGGGCACCCTGGCCGTGGCGCTGGCGGCGGTCAATGTGTTCGGTGGCTTCCTGGTCACCCGGCGCATGCTGGAAATGTTCAAGAAGAAGGACCGCAGCGCGGCCAAGGCAGAGGGCAAGTAA
- the gspH gene encoding type II secretion system minor pseudopilin GspH, protein MRRHARAFTLIELLVVIVLLGILVSVAVLSVGGSSTSRELRDEARRLAALIGVLSDEAVLDSREYGLLVTSEGYRVLRYDEAATRWLEVERRKVHKVPEWMRLDLELDGTPLELLAPQKREDDRAGLSRDDERTARGAPRLEPQLLILSSGELSPFSLRLSERKPRGGAWLVASDGFRLPEAQVIEDRR, encoded by the coding sequence ATGCGGCGCCATGCCCGCGCCTTCACGCTGATCGAGCTGCTGGTGGTCATCGTCCTGCTGGGCATTCTGGTCAGCGTGGCGGTACTCAGTGTCGGTGGCTCCAGCACCTCGCGCGAGTTGCGTGACGAGGCGCGGCGCCTGGCTGCGCTGATTGGCGTGCTCAGCGATGAGGCGGTGCTCGACAGTCGCGAATACGGCCTGCTGGTAACCAGCGAAGGCTACCGGGTGCTGCGCTACGACGAGGCGGCGACGCGCTGGCTGGAGGTCGAGCGGCGCAAGGTGCACAAGGTGCCGGAGTGGATGCGCCTGGACCTGGAGCTGGACGGCACGCCGCTGGAGCTGCTGGCACCGCAGAAGCGTGAGGACGACCGCGCCGGGCTGTCCCGCGACGACGAGCGCACGGCGCGGGGGGCACCGCGGCTGGAACCGCAGCTGCTGATCCTTTCCAGCGGCGAGCTATCGCCGTTCAGCCTGCGCCTGTCCGAACGCAAACCGCGCGGCGGTGCCTGGCTGGTCGCCAGCGACGGCTTTCGTCTGCCAGAGGCGCAAGTCATCGAGGACAGGCGATGA